The following nucleotide sequence is from Gammaproteobacteria bacterium.
ACGGAGACCAGCGGGGTCGATCTGGTCGTTACGGGCGATATCGACTGGCGGCTGGGCGCCACTTCCCTGCAGGCGGCCTTCAATTTCAACCGGACGCGGTTTGCCGATACCGGGAAGTTCGTGGACGACGAAACTCGCCACGATATTGAAGAGGGCAGTCCGGCGGTCCGTGGCGCGCTGACGCTCAGGCACGGCTGGGGGCGGTCCGATCTGCTGCTGCGCACCCGCTATTTCGGTGAATACAGCAACGCCAGTACGGCGTCCCTGGAGCAGGTGCAGGAATTCGGAGCGGAAGTGCTGCTGGACCTCGAAGCGGCCTTCACGCTGCGCGAGCGCTATACGCTCCGGATCGGGGCCGAGAACATTCTGGACAACTACCCCGACCCGGGGCAGTTCGAGGTCTGCTGCGGGCGCATTTACCGCAGCGACTCCATCGTGCCCTGGCAAGGCCGGCTGTTTTACGCGCAACTGGGAATCTCGTTCTTCTGACGCGGCCCGGGCAGAGCAACGCATGAGCAACACTGCCATCGCCGCTCGGCTGAAAACGGTCAGGACACGAATCGCAAGCGCCGCGATTCGCTCCGGCCGGCGCCCGGACGAAATCCGGATCCTCGCCGTCACCAAGGCCCATGGCAAGGACGCCGTGCTTGCCTGCCATGGGGCGGGCCTGACCGACTTCGGCGAAAACTTCGCCCAGGAAGCGATCGCCAAGATGGGCGAAGTCGGACCCGGCGGCGCCTGGCACTTCATCGGCCAGTTGCAGTCGAACAAGACGCGCCTGATAGCGGAGCATTTCGACTGGGTGCATACCGCGATTCGCGAACGCATTGTCCTGCGGCTCGCCACACAGCGGCCGGAAGATGCACCGCCGTTGAATACGTGCATACAGGTCCGGATGCAACCGGAAGACACCCGTCCCGCGCTGCCCCCGGAGCAGGTAGCGCAACTGGCGGAACTGATACGTGCGCAGCCACGCCTCAGGCTACGCGGCCTGATGGGAATCCCGATGCCCGATGCGCCGCGCGAAGCCTATTCCAACCTTCGTTCTCTGTTCGACCGGCTCAATCAAGCAGGCCTGAACCTGGACACGCTGTCGATGGGCATGACCGCCGACCTCGAAACCGCCGTCGAATGCGGCGCCACCCTCGTGCGCGTCGGCACCGCCCTTTTCGGCCCACGTGCCTGACGCCACGCGGAAATTGCATAAACGCGCGTAATAAGCTACTTGATTCGGCTGCCTTACTGAATTAAGGTATTCGGTAAGGAGGTGTGCGATGATCGTCAAGATCACGTCGAAGAGGCAGGTTACTTTCCCGGCGCGCGTGCTGGATGAGCTGGGCGTCGGGCCCGGCGATCGCCTGGAACTGCACGAAGGTCCTGACGGCTATATTCTGAAGCCGAAGCGGATCGACCATTCCCGCCTGGGCACACTCCACGGCAAGATCCGCCGCGGAATAGGGACGTTTGATCTGCAGGAATTCAGGCAGCAGGCGTATGCCCCAGCGCTTCGGGATTGACACTTCCATTCTCGTGCGCTTGCTGACGAGAGATCCGGAAGACGAATTCGAGTATTGCATTACCAGCCTCAGCAGTCTGGTGGGCGACCAGGATGCCGAGATTCTTGCTTCCAACCAGGTGATCGGCGAGGCCTACGTTGCGGTTCAGCATCATTACGGTGTTAGCAGGGGCGATGCGCGTACTGCCTTGCTTGACGTCCTGCAAAGCGGGTTGGTTGCTCCACTGAACGGCCGGTCGGCGATCGACGCGCTTTCGGCGACACAGGCTCCCGGTCTCTTTGACCGCCTTATCGTGGATGACTATTCGCGCGTTGGCATGGAGACCTTGACACTGGATCGAAGAATGGCATCCCTGTCCGAAGCACAACGCTTGTAAGCGCATTTCGTATATTCTCGCGCCATGAACTCGCCGGAACAGCAATTGCGGGAACTGCGCCGCGGCGCGGTGGACCTGGTTCGCGAAGAAGAATTGCTTGAGCGTCTCGGCAGCGGGCGGCCGCTGCGGGTGAAGTGCGGGTTCGATCCCACGGCGCCGGATTTGCACCTGGGGCATGTGGTGATCCTTACCAAGATGCGCCAGTTCCAGGACTTCGGGCACGAGGTGATCTTCCTGATCGGCGATTTCACCGGGATGATCGGGGATCCTTCGGGACGCAGCAAGGCGCGTCCCACGCTGACCGAGGAAAAGTTGAAGGAGAACGCCGCCACCTACGCCGAACAGGTGCACCGGGTACTGGATCCCGAACTGACGCGCGTCGAGTTCAATTCGACCTGGATGAACCGCCTCAGCGCGGCCGACCTGGTGCGTCTGGCGGGCAAGCGCACGCTGGCGCGCATGCTGGAGCGCGACGACTTCAGGAAGCGTTTCGGCGAGGGCAATCCGATCGGCCTGCACGAGTTCATGTATCCGATCGCCCAGGGCTACGACTCGGTGGCGCTGGAGGCCGATGTGGAACTCGGCGGCACGGACCAGACCTTCAATCTGCTGCTCGGCCGGCAGATCCAGGCCGAGCACGGCCAGCCTTCGCAGATCGTTCTGACTCTGCCGCTGCTGGAAGGAACCGACGGCGTTCAGAAGATGTCCAAGTCGCTCGGCAATCACATCGCGATCATGGATCCTCCGGCGGAGATGTACGGAAAGCTGATGTCGGTTTCCGACGAACTGATGTGGCGCTACCTGGAACTGTTGAGCCTGCGCACGCAGTCCGAACTGGACAAACTCCGGGCCGACGTGGAATCGGGCGGCAATCCCCGGGACGCCAAGATGGCGCTCGCGCACGAACTCACGGCGCGCTTTCACGGCGATGGCGCGGCGAACCAGGCGGCCGGGGATTTCTCCCGGCGTCATCAGCATGGAGAAACGCCCGAAGACATGCCCGAAGTCGTGATCGCGGGCGGCGACTCGGGCGTGCCGCTGGGCGAACTGGTCCGCCGTGCCGGTTTGGCAGCTTCGAACGCCGAGGCGATGCGGCTCATTGCCCAGGGCGCAGTGCGACTGGACGGCGAGCGTGTCAGCGACCGCGCCATGGTCGTGCCGGCCGGCAGCTCAGGCGTTCTTCAGGTGGGCAAGCGGCGCTTCGCGCGCGTGACTATAGAAAGCGCTTCTTCGGCTTGACTGCCCAATCGGCCGGACTATAATTGCCGATCCTGCCGGGCAATCCCGGCACGCCGTCCGGAAACGGCCTTCATGAAAGGTCTCCGACGGAAGTTCTTTTTCAACAGGCGATAAGTTTGTGTGTGGGAACTCGCGTTCCGGGTCCCTGACGGGACCGCGCGAGAGACCTGTGTACTTGTACACATACAAAAGCGCAGGACTCAAGCTCAAAAGATACTTAATTGAAGAGTTTGATCCTGGCTCAGATTGAACGCTGGCGGCATGCTTAACACATGCAAGTCGAACGCGAACGTCCTCTTCGGAGGGCTAGTAGAGTGGCGGACGGGTGAGTAACACTTGGGAATCTGCCCGACAGTGGGGAATAACCCGGGGAAACTCGGGCTAATACCGCATACGTTCCACGGAAGAAAGGGGGCCTCTTCTTGAAAGCTCCCGCTGACGGATGAGCCCAAGTCGGATTAGCTAGTTCGTGAGGTAACGGCTCACGAAGGCAACGATCCGTAGCTGGTCTGAGAGGATGATCAGCCACACTGGGACTGAGACACGGCCCAGACTCCTACGGGAGGCAGCAGTGGGGAATATTGGACAATGGGCGAAAGCCTGATCCAGCAATGCCGCGTGTGTGAAGAAGGCCTGCGGGTTGTAAAGCACTTTCAGTAGCGAAGAAAAGCCCGGGGTTAATACCCCCGTGTCTTGACGTTAGCTACACAAGAAGCACCGGCTAACTCCGTGCCAGCAGCCGCGGTAATACGGAGGGTGCGAGCGTTAATCGGAATTACTGGGCGTAAAGCGCGCGCAGGCGGTTCGGTAAGTCAGATGTGAAATCCCCGGGCTTAACCTGGGAATTGCATTTGATACTGCCGAACTAGAGTATGGGAGAGGGAAGTGGAATCTCCGGTGTAGCGGTGAAATGCGTAGAGATCGGAGGGAACACCAGTGGCGAAGGCGGCTTCCTGGCCCAATACTGACGCTCAGGCGCGAAAGCGTGGGGAGCAAACAGGATTAGATACCCTGGTAGTCCACGCCGTAAACGATGAGAACTAGCCGTTGGGCCCCTTGAGGGCTTGGTGGCGCAGCTAACGCGATAAGTTCTCCGCCTGGGGAGTACGGCCGCAAGGTTAAAACTCAAAGGAATTGACGGGGGCCCGCACAAGCGGTGGAGCATGTGGTTTAATTCGATGCAACGCGAAGAACCTTACCTGCCCTTGACATCCTTGGAATCTCCCGGAGACGGGAGAGTGCCTTCGGGAACCAGGTGACAGGTGCTGCATGGCTGTCGTCAGCTCGTGTCGTGAGATGTTGGGTTGAGTCCCGCAACGAGCGCAACCCTTGCCCTTATTTGCCAGCGGTTCGGCCGGGAACTCTAAAGGGACTGCCGGTGACAAACCGGAGGAAGGTGGGGACGACGTCAAGTCATCATGGCCCTTACGGGCAGGGCTACACACGTGCTACAATGGCCGGTACAGAAGGTCGCTAACCCGCGAGGGGGCGCCAATCCTCAAAGCCGGTCGTAGTCCGGATCGAAGTCTGCAACTCGACTTCGTGAAGTCGGAATCGCTAGTAATCGCGAATCAGCATTGTCGCGGTGAATACGTTCCCGGGTCTTGTACACACCGCCCGTCACACCATGGAAGTTGGTTGCACCAGAAGTGGGTAGCCTAACCCTCGGGAGGGCGCTCACCACGGTGTGGCCAGCAACTGGGGTGAAGTCGTAACAAGGTAGCCGTACGGGAACGTGCGGCTGGATCACCTCCTTTAAGAGCAAAAACCCTCGGTCTTCGAAGGACCGGTTCACGGGTTCCCACACTCAAGCTTGTCGCCTGTTTTTTCCCCGGGGCATTCCGCCCCCGGGAAAGTCCGCCTCTCCTGCATTTCGGTTTGTAGATCATGCGCCCGTTCGGCTATCGTTGCCGGCGGGTCGCCGAAATTGACTGCATCCCTGAAAGGGAGGAGGACTGGATGACTGCATACATCGTCGTTGCGGCGCGCGTGGACAAGCGCACCGAGGGTTTTATCGAGTATTCGAAGCGCGCCGGTGAGCTGACCAGCCGCTGTGGGGGCGAGTACATCGTGCGCGGTCCCGCCGAAACGGTCCTGGAGGGCGAGATGTGGGGCCAGCGCCCCTGCGTCATATCGCGCTGGCCTTCGCTGGAAGCCGCCAAGGCGTTCTGGAACTGCGAGGAATACCAGGAAGTGCTCAAGCCGCTGCGCGCCGACACCGGCCTCTACGACGTGGGCCTGTTCGAGGGCACCTGAGCGTCCGTTTTTACGCCGGCCACCGTCCAGGCGATGGGAATCAAGCGCGGATTTCCGCCCATCTTCGATTCGGGCGCACGAGTGCTTATTCTCGGATCCTTGCCGGGCGATGAATCGCTGCGCCGGCGACAGTATTACGGACATCCCCGGAACCAGTTCTGGGCGCTGATCGGGGCCGTTTTCGGGCGGGACTTGCCGCCCCTCGAGTATGAGCGGAAATGCGCATTCCTGCTGCGAAAGCGTATTGCCCTTTGGGACGTGCTGAAGGCGGCCGAGCGCCGCGGCAGTCTCGACACCGCCATTCGCAAGGAGCGCCCGAACGATCTGCCTGCGCTTTTCGGTGAATTGCCCGGCCTGCGCGCCGTTGCATGCAATGGCGGCAAGGCGCATCGATCGTTTCGCAGGCACTTTGGCGCCTGGCTGAATGAATATCCGGGCGAGATAGAGCTTTGCCGCTTGCCCTCCTCAAGCCCGGCCTACGCGGCCATGCCGCTTGAAGCCAAGGTTGGGCGCTGGCGGCAATTCCTGGACGCTGCGCTCGCGGATCCGTAGCGGATCCGCAGCGCGTGAATTGATAGCAATTTCTGCGAGGTAACTGTTGTGAAGATTGAAGGGTCTGTAGCGCTGGTGACCGGGTCAAACCGGGGCATCGGCCTGGGTTTCGTCAAGGTGCTGCTGGAGCGTGGCGCCAGCAAGGTTTACGCGACGGCGCGCGATGCCTGCAGCCTGCCGGACGTCGTGGATCTGGATCCATCGCGGATCACCGGCTTTGTCCTGGACATCGACGACGACGAGCAGCGCCGCTCGGTCGCCGAGCAGACGAGCGATACCAGCTTGTTGATCAACAATGCGGGAGTTCCCGGCAGCGAGAACGAGGATGAGCGGCGCTTCCTGCGCGCCAGCAGTCTTGACGACGCCCGCCGGTTGATGGAAACGGACTGCTTCTCGCCGATCGAAATGTGCCGCCTTTACCTGCCGAACATGGTAAAGCGGGGCGAGGGCGGCGTGATCAACATCCTCTCGATCGGCGCGATCTTCTGCCTGCCCACGCACGCGAGCTATTGCGCCGCCAAGGGCGCGCAGGCCCTCATGACCATGGGTCTTCGCGCCGACCTGGACGGCACCGGCGTGGACATCGCCGGTGTCTACACCGGCGGCGTGAGAACCCGCATGTCAGCCCGCGATATTCCGACGTTGCTTACCCCGGAAGAGCACGCAAGGGACGTGTTCGATGCCTTCGAGGCTGGTGAGCGGCATATTTTTGCCGGCCTGGGCGCCGGCGAAATGCGCGACACGATCCTGGCGGACCCCGGCGCCTTTGAGCAAAAGCAGATCGAACGATTCCGCAATCCCGAGACCGCCTGGGATTAACGGTTCTTCCAGCGCCACCAGAGGACGGGGCCCGTAAGCACCAGCAGGATAGCCAATCCGC
It contains:
- a CDS encoding YggS family pyridoxal phosphate-dependent enzyme; protein product: MSNTAIAARLKTVRTRIASAAIRSGRRPDEIRILAVTKAHGKDAVLACHGAGLTDFGENFAQEAIAKMGEVGPGGAWHFIGQLQSNKTRLIAEHFDWVHTAIRERIVLRLATQRPEDAPPLNTCIQVRMQPEDTRPALPPEQVAQLAELIRAQPRLRLRGLMGIPMPDAPREAYSNLRSLFDRLNQAGLNLDTLSMGMTADLETAVECGATLVRVGTALFGPRA
- a CDS encoding AbrB/MazE/SpoVT family DNA-binding domain-containing protein; the protein is MIVKITSKRQVTFPARVLDELGVGPGDRLELHEGPDGYILKPKRIDHSRLGTLHGKIRRGIGTFDLQEFRQQAYAPALRD
- a CDS encoding type II toxin-antitoxin system VapC family toxin, producing the protein MPQRFGIDTSILVRLLTRDPEDEFEYCITSLSSLVGDQDAEILASNQVIGEAYVAVQHHYGVSRGDARTALLDVLQSGLVAPLNGRSAIDALSATQAPGLFDRLIVDDYSRVGMETLTLDRRMASLSEAQRL
- a CDS encoding tyrosine--tRNA ligase, with amino-acid sequence MNSPEQQLRELRRGAVDLVREEELLERLGSGRPLRVKCGFDPTAPDLHLGHVVILTKMRQFQDFGHEVIFLIGDFTGMIGDPSGRSKARPTLTEEKLKENAATYAEQVHRVLDPELTRVEFNSTWMNRLSAADLVRLAGKRTLARMLERDDFRKRFGEGNPIGLHEFMYPIAQGYDSVALEADVELGGTDQTFNLLLGRQIQAEHGQPSQIVLTLPLLEGTDGVQKMSKSLGNHIAIMDPPAEMYGKLMSVSDELMWRYLELLSLRTQSELDKLRADVESGGNPRDAKMALAHELTARFHGDGAANQAAGDFSRRHQHGETPEDMPEVVIAGGDSGVPLGELVRRAGLAASNAEAMRLIAQGAVRLDGERVSDRAMVVPAGSSGVLQVGKRRFARVTIESASSA
- a CDS encoding DUF1330 domain-containing protein; translated protein: MRPFGYRCRRVAEIDCIPEREEDWMTAYIVVAARVDKRTEGFIEYSKRAGELTSRCGGEYIVRGPAETVLEGEMWGQRPCVISRWPSLEAAKAFWNCEEYQEVLKPLRADTGLYDVGLFEGT
- a CDS encoding DNA-deoxyinosine glycosylase, producing the protein MGIKRGFPPIFDSGARVLILGSLPGDESLRRRQYYGHPRNQFWALIGAVFGRDLPPLEYERKCAFLLRKRIALWDVLKAAERRGSLDTAIRKERPNDLPALFGELPGLRAVACNGGKAHRSFRRHFGAWLNEYPGEIELCRLPSSSPAYAAMPLEAKVGRWRQFLDAALADP
- a CDS encoding SDR family NAD(P)-dependent oxidoreductase, with the protein product MDSNFCEVTVVKIEGSVALVTGSNRGIGLGFVKVLLERGASKVYATARDACSLPDVVDLDPSRITGFVLDIDDDEQRRSVAEQTSDTSLLINNAGVPGSENEDERRFLRASSLDDARRLMETDCFSPIEMCRLYLPNMVKRGEGGVINILSIGAIFCLPTHASYCAAKGAQALMTMGLRADLDGTGVDIAGVYTGGVRTRMSARDIPTLLTPEEHARDVFDAFEAGERHIFAGLGAGEMRDTILADPGAFEQKQIERFRNPETAWD